The proteins below come from a single uncultured Dethiosulfovibrio sp. genomic window:
- a CDS encoding protease modulator HflC produces MKYKKAIIYAVLLVLLGLSYDSFYVIRQDEQAVILRLGKIVATKKSPGISMKIPFTDTVVRYTKRLIEYDANPVSVVMADKKNIIFDSIAIFQITDPEAFRRRVRTISAVQQRLDDSVYAAVRAVAGQITFDDILFLKRDEAEAEALRIAAEDSEKYGVTVRTVEFKRLYLPQENEDAVYRSMEAERNRMSAQLISEGRAEAMKLRSAADRDKVEILASAMKESEEIKGGGDMKAQKLLADANRSASGLYDFMKKLEFYRQVLPGRNVIVTAGDGVFDGMNAP; encoded by the coding sequence ATGAAATATAAAAAAGCCATTATCTACGCTGTCCTTCTGGTCCTGCTGGGACTGTCTTACGACTCCTTTTACGTCATAAGACAGGACGAACAGGCGGTCATACTGAGGCTAGGAAAGATCGTCGCCACCAAAAAATCCCCAGGCATATCGATGAAAATACCTTTTACCGATACGGTGGTTAGATACACCAAAAGGCTCATAGAGTACGATGCAAACCCTGTGTCGGTGGTCATGGCGGACAAGAAGAATATCATATTCGACTCTATCGCTATATTTCAGATAACCGATCCCGAGGCCTTTCGCAGAAGAGTCAGGACCATTTCGGCGGTCCAGCAGAGGCTCGACGATTCGGTCTACGCAGCGGTAAGGGCGGTAGCTGGTCAGATAACCTTCGACGATATCCTGTTTCTCAAAAGGGATGAGGCGGAGGCGGAGGCATTGAGAATAGCTGCGGAGGATAGCGAAAAGTACGGAGTTACCGTCAGGACAGTTGAGTTTAAGCGACTCTATCTCCCTCAGGAAAACGAGGATGCCGTCTATCGTTCTATGGAGGCAGAGCGCAACCGAATGTCCGCCCAGCTCATATCCGAGGGAAGGGCGGAGGCCATGAAGCTCCGTTCCGCCGCCGACAGGGATAAAGTAGAGATACTGGCTTCGGCTATGAAGGAATCGGAGGAGATAAAAGGGGGAGGGGACATGAAGGCCCAAAAGCTCCTGGCGGACGCAAACCGCTCCGCCTCCGGTCTGTACGACTTCATGAAAAAACTGGAGTTTTACCGTCAGGTCCTTCCCGGCAGAAACGTCATAGTGACAGCAGGGGACGGCGTTTTCGACGGAATGAATGCCCCTTAG